The segment TGCAAATTATTtcctgtgaacatttttcaccggtagtttttttttcctcatacAAATGGCAAATGAAAAACTTGTGTTGTAAATTTGCTGATTATAAAGCGAACGCAATAACGTGTTACCGACAGTGCCTTActattcaaattaaattttcataTGCGGTCTTTATTTTGAAATCTagtgacattttgttttcaacttgaAACGACCTATTCCAGTCGCAGTACGCAGAAGACCGCAGAATGTGGCACTATAAGATACTCCTTCCAAACAAGGTCAAATAAGATGTGCAAGAAATATCAAGGCTGAAGACAGTTCTCGAATATATGTTTTCGACTGCTGATGATTTTCACCCAAACAAAACCTGTTATTTTGCAACTTAAATCTTGTGAATATAATTTATATGGGATTGAGGCCtttcatggtgaggtatcaatatatacttggtaaaataacacaatttaCCTAGCAAGTCGATACACacatggggccaatttcatagagctgcttaagcaaacaattcgcttaagcacgaaaatagctcgcttattttacacatgttactggccaaaatttcatgccgtatacattgcttgtgactggtatttagctgttgtttacttagcataacaattgagtggagttttGGCCGGTAAATTAATTTTACtaggcaaggatttttttgcttaagcaaaattttgtgcttaagcagctctatgaaattgggcccaggtgttaccgcaaaccaaatattaatataattttttgttttgttctcttgcaacttggcATTGTAATGACTTTGTATCCTCTATTTTTTACCCAACAGGTTACATCCATGACATTATCCCATCACCCACAGCATCACCACCAGAAACACCCACACGTACAACCATCCTCGACGAAACGTCATCCGTTTGCGAATCAGCGTCCGTTTGCGAATCCTCATCCCTATGCGATTCGCCCATATCTGTGGACCTACTCGAGCAAGTGCAACAGCAACCGGGCCGTTTCCTGAGTCCACCGACCAGTCCCAATCAGGTATTTCTGTCGTATGATGCTTTCCTCGTAACAGATGGCCGATCGAGACGACGTAATGGGACCACACCAGTGGGTACCATCGATCCGAATCGGCCCAAGTACAGATGCAACGAGTGCGGTAAGGAGTACGCCACATCCAGCAATCTGTCAcgacacaaacaaacacaccgaAGTCTGGAGAGCAACCTGGCCAAGAAGTGCGACCTGTGTAATAAAGTCTACGTCAGTATGCCCGCCCTGGCCATGCATGTGCTGACCCACAACCTCAAACACAAGTGCACGATGTGCAACAAATCCTTCAGTCGCCCCTGGCTGTTGCAGGGTCACATGC is part of the Asterias rubens chromosome 4, eAstRub1.3, whole genome shotgun sequence genome and harbors:
- the LOC117289328 gene encoding transcriptional repressor scratch 2-like, with amino-acid sequence MPRSFLVKKTKHTTSVIARNISIEASTPISPSHFGGVSVRLNNGYIHDIIPSPTASPPETPTRTTILDETSSVCESASVCESSSLCDSPISVDLLEQVQQQPGRFLSPPTSPNQVFLSYDAFLVTDGRSRRRNGTTPVGTIDPNRPKYRCNECGKEYATSSNLSRHKQTHRSLESNLAKKCDLCNKVYVSMPALAMHVLTHNLKHKCTMCNKSFSRPWLLQGHMRSHTGEKPFGCAHCGKAFADRSNLRAHMQTHSAFKNYRCKRCDKTFALKSYLNKHYESACFKTDEMGLLQCSDDCEDFPKSPDSLA